A portion of the Burkholderia sp. GAS332 genome contains these proteins:
- a CDS encoding Transposase and inactivated derivatives, IS30 family has product MGRQRRPWLNTTQKAEIWKLWREGESLSAIARMLERQPSAVYHVVNRNGGISPPARTRSARALTLAEREEISRALVAGRTMGQIALQLERSKSTISREIGRNGGIHRYRAHEADANAWERARRPKECALSGNARLRRLVATKLKLKWAPVQIAGWLKREFRVNKDMQISHETIYRSLFIQARGVLKKELVEHLRTNRTMRQAKSASASGQNRGKIVGAVSISERPAEVEDRAVPGHWEGDLLAGSNNTHIATLVERHSRYVMLVKVAGKDTASVVSALIKQVNKLPKQLRGSLTWDRGSEMASHRNFTIATDVQVYFCDPRSPWQRGSNENTNGLLRQYFPKGKPVDGYSQAELNKIAAQLNGRPRQTLQFMNPAEKLAEALDVAMTG; this is encoded by the coding sequence ATGGGACGACAAAGAAGACCGTGGTTGAACACCACGCAGAAGGCAGAAATCTGGAAGCTGTGGCGCGAGGGCGAGTCGTTGAGCGCAATTGCGCGGATGCTTGAGCGCCAGCCGAGTGCGGTTTATCACGTCGTGAACAGGAACGGCGGGATTTCCCCGCCCGCGCGCACACGATCTGCGCGAGCGCTGACGCTGGCCGAACGCGAGGAGATATCGCGGGCCCTTGTCGCAGGCAGAACGATGGGTCAGATTGCCCTGCAACTGGAGCGCTCGAAATCGACCATCAGCCGGGAGATCGGGCGCAATGGCGGTATTCACAGGTATCGGGCGCACGAGGCCGATGCGAACGCCTGGGAGCGTGCGCGGCGGCCCAAGGAGTGTGCGCTGTCGGGCAATGCGCGCCTGCGCCGGCTGGTGGCGACCAAGCTCAAATTAAAATGGGCTCCTGTACAGATAGCGGGGTGGCTCAAGCGCGAGTTCCGGGTCAACAAGGACATGCAGATATCTCACGAGACGATTTACCGGAGCCTGTTCATCCAGGCGCGCGGGGTGCTTAAAAAGGAGCTGGTCGAGCATCTTCGTACGAACCGTACGATGCGTCAGGCGAAGAGCGCCTCGGCAAGCGGACAGAACCGGGGCAAGATAGTCGGGGCAGTGTCGATCAGCGAAAGGCCTGCTGAGGTGGAGGACCGTGCGGTACCTGGTCATTGGGAAGGCGATCTGCTGGCGGGCTCGAATAACACCCACATTGCCACACTGGTGGAGCGACACTCGCGTTATGTGATGCTGGTCAAGGTGGCAGGCAAGGACACTGCAAGTGTGGTGTCGGCGCTGATCAAGCAGGTGAACAAACTGCCGAAACAACTGCGTGGGTCACTGACATGGGACCGCGGCTCAGAGATGGCGAGCCACAGGAACTTCACGATTGCCACGGACGTGCAGGTGTATTTCTGCGATCCGCGAAGCCCATGGCAACGAGGCAGCAACGAGAACACGAATGGCCTGCTGCGTCAGTACTTCCCCAAAGGCAAACCGGTGGACGGCTATTCGCAGGCAGAATTGAACAAGATCGCCGCGCAACTGAACGGTCGCCCCCGTCAGACCTTGCAATTTATGAACCCTGCCGAGAAACTGGCGGAAGCGTTGGATGTTGCAATGACCGGTTGA
- a CDS encoding two component transcriptional regulator, winged helix family, translating to MPFRILLVEDDDRLSALVAGYLRKHEYDVETVLHGNDAVPAILKRRPDLVILDVNLPGKDGFQICREAREQFDGVIIMVTARDEQFDEVLGLEFGADDYVHKPVEPRVLLARIKAQLRRVTARTPEAVQPESYTFGKFEISRASRTVRLPDGSLPDLTSAEFDLLWALVSCAGEVVSRDELMRQLRGIEFDGLDRTIDGGISKLRRKLHDDSGTPQRIKTVRGKGYQFSKLAWD from the coding sequence ATGCCATTCCGGATCCTGCTTGTCGAAGACGATGACCGCCTGTCCGCGCTGGTCGCCGGTTATCTGCGCAAACACGAATACGACGTCGAGACCGTGCTGCACGGCAACGACGCCGTGCCGGCCATTCTCAAGCGCCGCCCCGATCTGGTGATTCTCGACGTGAACCTGCCTGGCAAGGACGGTTTCCAGATTTGCCGCGAGGCGCGCGAGCAATTCGACGGCGTGATCATCATGGTGACTGCGCGCGACGAGCAGTTCGACGAAGTGCTGGGCCTCGAATTCGGCGCGGACGACTACGTACATAAGCCTGTCGAACCACGCGTGCTATTGGCGCGCATCAAGGCGCAACTGCGCCGCGTGACCGCTCGCACGCCGGAGGCCGTCCAGCCCGAGAGCTACACCTTCGGCAAGTTCGAGATCAGCCGGGCAAGCCGCACGGTCAGATTGCCGGACGGCAGCCTGCCCGATCTGACGTCGGCCGAATTCGATTTGCTGTGGGCGCTGGTGAGTTGCGCGGGCGAGGTGGTGAGCCGTGACGAGTTGATGCGGCAACTGCGCGGCATCGAATTCGACGGCCTTGACCGTACGATCGACGGCGGCATTTCCAAGCTGCGCCGCAAGCTGCATGACGACTCCGGCACCCCGCAGCGCATCAAGACGGTACGCGGCAAGGGCTATCAGTTCAGCAAGCTGGCATGGGATTGA
- a CDS encoding carboxylesterase — MSARVSPLSRHAVLMIHGLGGTRHDFGALDRKFEQIGCDVHLPSLPGHGSNPDALSRVTLSDYMQLLSRTYRDLVKRYERVDVAGISMGALLALMLSARERMTTGRLILLSPPLFLDGWGGSRLRPLRYLMYCVPGLRRLIRVPEGEPFGIKNTRIRNLIRRHLQKGSGVHYPYVPLAAIEQVDWMRFAVKRALGRVTCETLVMHSEEDEVTSIRSAEFVCEHLGTRSVTFVRLTDSYHMITLDNERDTVAEQTLAFVQRA, encoded by the coding sequence ATGTCCGCTCGCGTTTCCCCACTTTCCCGCCACGCCGTGTTAATGATTCACGGTTTGGGCGGCACGCGCCATGATTTTGGCGCGCTTGACCGCAAGTTCGAGCAGATCGGTTGCGACGTGCATTTGCCGTCGCTGCCGGGGCACGGCTCGAACCCTGACGCGTTGAGCCGGGTGACATTGAGCGACTACATGCAACTGCTGAGCCGCACATACCGCGACCTCGTTAAACGCTACGAGCGTGTGGATGTCGCGGGCATTTCGATGGGAGCGTTGCTTGCCTTGATGTTGAGTGCGCGGGAGCGCATGACGACGGGGCGTCTGATCCTTCTGTCGCCGCCCTTGTTCCTGGATGGCTGGGGCGGTTCACGACTGCGTCCGTTGCGCTACTTGATGTACTGCGTGCCGGGGCTGCGCCGCCTGATACGCGTACCTGAGGGCGAGCCCTTTGGCATCAAGAACACGCGGATTCGCAACCTGATCCGCCGCCATTTGCAGAAGGGGAGTGGCGTCCACTATCCGTATGTGCCGCTGGCGGCGATCGAACAGGTTGATTGGATGCGCTTCGCGGTGAAGCGAGCGTTGGGTCGCGTAACCTGCGAGACCTTGGTCATGCATTCGGAGGAGGATGAGGTGACGAGCATCCGCTCTGCGGAATTCGTGTGCGAGCACCTGGGAACTCGCTCAGTGACCTTTGTGCGCCTGACCGACAGCTACCACATGATCACACTAGACAACGAGCGCGACACGGTAGCGGAGCAAACACTGGCGTTTGTACAGAGGGCATAA